Proteins from one Methanococcus maripaludis C5 genomic window:
- a CDS encoding ATP-dependent helicase produces MKNDGEILDLFEPAVKKWWVNKFEPYKSINNGYFTPPQRLAIPKIHFGRNTLICSPTGSGKTLSSFIAIINELFRIEKEEGLKNSIYCLYISPLKSLANDIHVNLDEPLTEIKEILKEDGNEITGIKHAIRHGDTSNYEKSKMLKNTPHILNTTPETLAIILNSPKFKEKLKTVQWVIIDEIHALADNKRGVHLSLSLERLRELTNQEFLRIGCSATVEPLEMVADYLGGYYDDGYNRPVEIVDTRFVRGYDLKLLCPVDDLINKTPKEISEKLYEKLDRLIQTHENTLIFTNTRGGAERVLYNLRKRYPEKYDETNSGCHHGSLSKEKRLELEEKLKTGNLKFATTSSSLELGIDMPYIDLVVQVGSPKSVKTMLQRIGRAGHGIGKVAKGRIIALDRDELLECAVMLKKALDGFIDKVHIPKGPLDVLIQHIYGIAINGYIELERVKNIVRRSYNYHDITDEDFKILLNYMTASYAGMDEKRIYSKIWYDPDTQMIGKTGRTARAIYYMNIGTIPDDFSCDVYLRGTTVWIGKLDEQYLDRLEKGDVFTLGGEHLKFQYRRGSKVYVDKTSERPNIPSWYSERLPLSYDLGRNILLFKKEAVSKYNAGRLLELLNEYPLDSNATKSLYGLFNQQILYKGNDSVSTLNKMVVEGHIFDKKMHYYFHSNYGRKFNDGFSRAVAYALSKQYKLGVLVSISDTGFSLEFAKNQKVDIESVIRSLTPENIKDILKQALDGTNLLKRMFRINATRSLMILRNYIGNKKSAKKQQVSADLLINYAKSLDRFAPLEETLREIIEDSLELDNIREVLGEIRSGKLKIKVIDVPIPTPMSFGIATLTASDSVLAENKNQLLKDFHQMVIKMIEYEKGISLEE; encoded by the coding sequence TTGAAAAATGATGGCGAAATATTAGATTTATTTGAACCCGCTGTCAAAAAATGGTGGGTAAATAAATTTGAGCCCTATAAATCAATTAATAATGGATATTTTACGCCCCCCCAAAGACTTGCAATTCCAAAAATACACTTTGGAAGAAATACTTTAATTTGCAGTCCAACCGGAAGTGGAAAAACTCTTAGCAGCTTTATTGCAATTATAAACGAACTATTTAGAATTGAAAAAGAAGAAGGGCTAAAAAACAGCATTTATTGTCTCTACATCAGCCCGTTAAAAAGTCTTGCAAACGACATTCACGTAAATTTAGATGAACCATTAACAGAAATTAAAGAAATTTTAAAAGAAGATGGAAATGAAATCACGGGAATTAAACATGCAATAAGGCATGGAGACACTTCAAACTATGAAAAATCAAAAATGCTTAAAAATACGCCACATATTTTAAATACGACTCCAGAAACTCTTGCAATCATATTAAATTCACCAAAATTTAAAGAAAAGTTGAAAACTGTTCAGTGGGTAATTATCGATGAAATCCACGCACTTGCAGATAATAAAAGGGGAGTACACTTAAGCTTAAGCCTTGAAAGACTTCGAGAACTTACAAATCAGGAATTCTTAAGAATAGGATGCAGTGCAACTGTTGAACCTTTAGAAATGGTTGCAGACTACCTTGGAGGTTACTATGACGATGGATACAACCGGCCTGTTGAAATAGTCGATACAAGATTTGTTAGAGGATACGATCTAAAATTACTGTGTCCCGTTGATGATTTGATCAATAAAACTCCAAAAGAAATTTCTGAAAAACTCTATGAAAAACTTGATAGATTAATTCAAACCCACGAAAATACACTGATATTTACAAATACAAGAGGGGGTGCTGAAAGAGTTTTGTATAATCTTAGAAAGCGTTATCCTGAAAAATACGATGAAACAAATAGCGGATGCCACCACGGGAGCCTATCCAAAGAAAAAAGGCTCGAACTCGAAGAAAAGCTGAAAACTGGAAACCTAAAATTTGCAACAACTAGCAGCAGCCTTGAACTTGGTATTGATATGCCATATATCGATCTTGTTGTACAGGTTGGAAGCCCAAAAAGTGTTAAAACAATGCTTCAAAGAATTGGGAGGGCAGGACACGGGATTGGAAAGGTTGCAAAGGGTAGAATAATCGCACTTGATAGGGATGAACTTTTAGAGTGTGCTGTAATGCTAAAAAAAGCATTGGATGGATTTATCGATAAAGTACACATTCCAAAAGGCCCACTTGACGTTTTAATACAACATATTTACGGAATTGCGATAAATGGATACATCGAACTTGAAAGAGTAAAAAATATCGTTAGAAGAAGCTACAATTACCACGATATTACGGATGAAGATTTTAAAATTCTTTTAAATTATATGACTGCGTCATACGCAGGAATGGATGAAAAAAGGATATATTCTAAAATATGGTACGATCCAGACACCCAAATGATTGGAAAAACCGGAAGAACTGCGCGAGCAATTTATTACATGAATATCGGGACAATTCCGGATGATTTCAGCTGTGATGTTTATTTAAGAGGAACTACGGTTTGGATTGGAAAACTCGATGAACAGTATTTAGACAGGCTTGAAAAGGGCGATGTCTTTACACTTGGTGGAGAACATCTTAAATTTCAGTACCGACGGGGGAGTAAGGTTTATGTCGATAAAACAAGTGAAAGACCAAATATTCCTAGCTGGTACTCTGAAAGACTGCCTTTGAGCTACGACCTTGGAAGAAATATACTTCTTTTTAAAAAGGAAGCTGTTTCGAAATATAATGCAGGCCGACTTCTTGAACTTTTGAATGAATACCCGCTTGATTCAAATGCTACGAAAAGTCTTTACGGGCTTTTTAACCAGCAGATATTATACAAGGGAAACGATAGTGTTAGTACATTAAATAAAATGGTTGTGGAAGGCCATATTTTTGACAAAAAAATGCACTACTATTTCCACAGCAATTACGGAAGGAAATTTAACGATGGATTCAGCAGAGCTGTTGCTTACGCTTTGAGTAAACAGTACAAACTTGGAGTTTTGGTAAGTATTTCTGATACCGGATTTTCACTTGAATTTGCGAAAAATCAAAAAGTTGATATTGAAAGTGTAATTCGATCATTAACTCCCGAAAATATAAAAGATATCTTAAAACAGGCTCTTGATGGAACAAACCTCTTGAAAAGAATGTTTAGAATAAATGCAACAAGAAGCCTCATGATTTTGAGAAATTACATTGGGAATAAAAAATCTGCAAAAAAACAGCAAGTTAGCGCAGATCTTTTAATAAATTACGCAAAAAGCCTCGATAGATTTGCACCTCTTGAAGAAACTTTGCGGGAAATAATCGAAGATTCGCTTGAACTTGACAATATTCGTGAAGTTTTGGGCGAAATTAGAAGTGGAAAATTAAAAATTAAAGTAATAGATGTTCCAATTCCTACTCCGATGAGCTTTGGAATTGCCACACTCACTGCAAGTGATTCAGTCCTTGCTGAAAATAAAAACCAGCTTTTAAAAGATTTCCACCAGATGGTAATCAAAATGATTGAATATGAAAAGGGAATTTCGCTTGAGGAGTAA
- a CDS encoding 4Fe-4S binding protein, whose product MTVEIIVDKEKCTGCGKCYDKCPKGPRIYKQDADGKYYAFDVSDCHNCKICVAACPVGAIQVNLKKRIIEKQVQKLKEKFH is encoded by the coding sequence ATGACTGTAGAAATCATTGTTGATAAGGAAAAGTGCACAGGTTGCGGTAAATGTTACGATAAGTGTCCAAAAGGCCCTAGAATTTATAAACAAGATGCTGACGGAAAATACTATGCATTTGATGTTTCTGACTGCCACAACTGTAAAATATGCGTTGCAGCATGCCCAGTTGGTGCAATCCAAGTTAATTTGAAAAAACGAATTATTGAAAAACAAGTACAAAAATTAAAAGAAAAATTCCACTAA
- the thiE gene encoding thiamine phosphate synthase: protein MKFKDKLKFYVITDSNYSDEVSSVEKALKGGASSIQLRMKTSSTRKMIEVGNKLRTLTSEYDALFFVNDRLDVAQAVNADGIHVGIDDMPVSKIKEIAPNLIIGASAYNIDEMKTAEYEGADYLGVGAVYSTNTKLDARNLGLDGLKDISKIANLPIVAIGGINHSNVENVLECGVSGVAVVSAIVGAENILKSAENMHELIKKYIK, encoded by the coding sequence TTGAAATTTAAGGATAAATTAAAATTTTACGTAATAACTGACAGTAATTATTCAGATGAAGTTAGTTCTGTTGAAAAAGCTCTGAAAGGAGGTGCTTCATCCATTCAACTTCGAATGAAAACTTCAAGTACTCGTAAAATGATTGAAGTTGGAAATAAACTCAGAACATTAACGTCTGAATATGATGCCTTGTTTTTTGTAAACGACAGGCTCGATGTAGCGCAGGCCGTAAATGCGGATGGAATTCATGTTGGAATTGATGATATGCCTGTTTCAAAAATTAAAGAAATTGCACCTAATTTAATAATCGGAGCATCTGCATACAACATTGATGAAATGAAAACTGCAGAATATGAAGGTGCTGATTACTTAGGTGTTGGTGCGGTTTATTCCACAAATACAAAACTTGATGCGAGAAATCTTGGACTTGATGGGTTAAAAGATATTTCAAAAATTGCAAATCTTCCAATTGTTGCAATTGGTGGTATTAACCATTCAAATGTTGAAAATGTATTGGAATGCGGAGTATCGGGTGTTGCAGTTGTATCTGCAATCGTTGGTGCAGAAAATATCTTAAAATCCGCTGAAAACATGCATGAACTAATTAAAAAATATATAAAATAA
- the thiM gene encoding hydroxyethylthiazole kinase, with product MDFVAKNLTKLRETNPLVQNITNYVVMNSTANSLLALGASPVMAHAMDELEEMVSIASALVVNIGTLDEYWIPSMEKAAKIASDLKKPIILDPVGAGATKLRTKTALKILDFADISVLRGNFGEIAAVLGEHGKTRGVDSAAYDSNEAIELSKNAAKEFNTVSAVTGPVDYVSNGKEIYAISNGHPMLSKVTGTGCASTSIIGAFSAVDEPLKAAVSGLTVYGISAEMAFSEAPYPGTFQAKVYDWLYRIDEKLVFEKAKVNKFEI from the coding sequence ATGGACTTTGTAGCAAAAAATCTTACAAAATTAAGGGAAACTAACCCACTCGTTCAAAACATTACCAATTACGTTGTAATGAACTCCACTGCAAATTCGCTTTTGGCACTTGGTGCTTCTCCTGTAATGGCCCATGCAATGGATGAATTAGAAGAAATGGTTTCGATTGCAAGTGCCTTAGTAGTAAACATTGGAACTCTTGATGAATACTGGATTCCGTCAATGGAAAAAGCTGCAAAAATTGCAAGTGACCTTAAAAAACCAATAATACTCGATCCAGTTGGTGCGGGTGCCACCAAATTAAGAACAAAAACAGCCTTAAAAATACTCGACTTTGCAGATATTTCAGTTTTAAGAGGAAATTTTGGTGAAATTGCTGCAGTTTTAGGGGAACATGGAAAAACAAGAGGCGTGGATAGTGCTGCATACGACAGTAATGAAGCTATCGAACTTTCTAAAAATGCTGCAAAAGAATTCAACACAGTTTCAGCAGTAACTGGCCCAGTCGACTATGTAAGCAATGGGAAAGAAATTTACGCAATTTCAAATGGACATCCAATGCTTTCAAAAGTTACAGGAACCGGCTGTGCGAGTACATCAATTATTGGTGCATTTTCCGCAGTTGATGAACCACTAAAAGCTGCTGTAAGTGGACTTACAGTTTATGGAATTTCTGCTGAAATGGCATTTAGCGAAGCCCCGTATCCAGGAACATTCCAAGCAAAAGTATACGACTGGCTATACAGAATTGATGAAAAATTAGTTTTCGAAAAAGCTAAGGTGAATAAATTTGAAATTTAA
- a CDS encoding AsnC family transcriptional regulator, with amino-acid sequence MDEKDMKILDFLITDGRKPFTEIAKELKTSESSVRKRVKKMEEEGVIKGYSVMVDTPKMGYNVVAQTGFDTNPEDFLSVAQELCTFEEVKKVFTSTGDHMIMTEIWAKDGKELSEIIFNKLGKIKGIKKVCPAIILEQLK; translated from the coding sequence ATGGACGAAAAGGACATGAAAATACTTGATTTTTTGATAACTGATGGAAGAAAACCTTTTACCGAGATTGCAAAGGAATTGAAGACAAGTGAAAGTTCCGTTAGAAAAAGAGTTAAGAAAATGGAAGAAGAAGGGGTAATAAAAGGATATTCCGTGATGGTCGATACTCCAAAGATGGGTTACAATGTTGTTGCACAAACGGGATTTGATACAAACCCCGAAGACTTTTTGTCAGTTGCACAGGAACTTTGTACCTTTGAGGAAGTAAAAAAGGTTTTTACTTCAACGGGGGATCACATGATTATGACAGAAATCTGGGCGAAAGACGGAAAAGAACTTTCAGAAATTATATTTAATAAGTTGGGAAAAATTAAAGGAATCAAAAAAGTCTGTCCCGCAATTATATTGGAACAGTTAAAATAA
- a CDS encoding ferritin family protein, with protein sequence MELVNEHKIGISKGTALEKEVGGNVKGECMEVGMYLAMARQAQREGLPEIAEVLKTIAFEEAEHASKFVEMNGVIKATLKENLEMMYEGETMANNEKKAAADLAEKEGLEHIHDFFEESSRDEARHAKMLKGILDRYFK encoded by the coding sequence ATGGAACTTGTAAACGAACACAAAATCGGAATTTCAAAAGGTACGGCGCTTGAAAAAGAAGTTGGGGGAAACGTTAAAGGGGAATGCATGGAAGTTGGAATGTACCTTGCAATGGCTAGACAAGCACAAAGAGAAGGCCTCCCAGAAATTGCAGAAGTTTTAAAAACAATTGCATTTGAAGAAGCAGAACATGCTTCAAAATTCGTTGAAATGAATGGCGTAATTAAGGCCACATTAAAAGAAAACCTTGAGATGATGTATGAAGGTGAAACAATGGCCAACAACGAAAAAAAGGCAGCTGCAGATTTAGCTGAAAAAGAAGGGCTCGAGCACATCCATGATTTCTTTGAAGAAAGTTCAAGAGACGAAGCAAGACACGCTAAAATGTTAAAAGGAATTTTAGATAGATACTTTAAATAA
- a CDS encoding FprA family A-type flavoprotein, translating to MKADAVKISDGVYWVGTYDWDIRSYHGYTLKGTTYNAYLVFGDEKAALIDNVYPGTSAQMWGRIKDAFEKEGKEFNIDVVVQNHVEKDHSGALVEVTKKFPNAPIYCTEVAVEGLKKHYARLKDAPFKVVKSLESIDLGGKTLTFLEAPLLHWPDSMFTLYAEEGILFSNDAFGQHLCLTKRFDYEIPENILMDANQKFYANLITPLSKLVLKKFEQVISLGLLEKIKMIAPSHGQIWTDPVKVISAYQNFATGQCKNKATIVYDTMHYSTQKMAHAFAEGLMSEGIEVVIYNLHADERSEIVKDILDSKAVLFGIPTINDQPFPSIGDLMYYLRGLRFDRTGFKKLALTFGSMGGRGGAIEKIANELSSSGFDVVNEYELYYIPNEEELEKCYSLGNELGKNINAI from the coding sequence ATGAAAGCAGATGCAGTGAAAATTAGTGACGGAGTTTACTGGGTTGGAACATACGACTGGGATATCCGATCATACCACGGATATACACTAAAAGGAACTACATATAACGCATACCTCGTATTTGGGGATGAAAAGGCAGCGTTAATTGACAACGTGTACCCTGGAACTTCTGCCCAGATGTGGGGAAGGATTAAAGATGCTTTTGAAAAAGAAGGAAAGGAATTCAATATCGATGTGGTTGTTCAAAATCACGTTGAAAAAGACCACAGTGGGGCTTTAGTTGAAGTTACTAAGAAGTTTCCAAACGCTCCAATTTACTGTACTGAAGTTGCAGTTGAAGGTTTAAAAAAACACTACGCAAGACTAAAAGATGCACCATTTAAAGTTGTAAAATCACTTGAAAGTATCGATTTAGGTGGAAAAACGCTTACATTTTTAGAAGCTCCACTTTTACACTGGCCTGACAGCATGTTTACACTCTACGCTGAAGAAGGAATTTTATTCTCAAACGATGCATTTGGACAACATTTGTGCCTTACTAAACGATTTGACTATGAAATTCCTGAAAATATTTTAATGGATGCAAATCAGAAGTTTTACGCAAATTTAATTACTCCACTCTCAAAACTTGTTTTAAAGAAGTTTGAGCAGGTGATTTCGTTAGGATTACTTGAAAAAATAAAAATGATTGCACCATCGCACGGCCAAATCTGGACTGATCCAGTGAAAGTAATCTCAGCATATCAAAATTTTGCAACAGGACAGTGTAAAAACAAAGCTACAATTGTATATGACACAATGCACTATTCCACTCAAAAAATGGCCCATGCGTTTGCAGAAGGCTTAATGTCAGAAGGAATCGAAGTTGTAATTTACAATTTACACGCTGATGAGAGAAGTGAAATTGTAAAAGATATTCTTGACAGTAAAGCCGTTTTATTTGGAATTCCAACCATTAACGACCAGCCTTTCCCAAGCATTGGAGATTTAATGTACTACTTAAGAGGACTTAGATTTGATAGGACAGGATTTAAGAAATTGGCGTTAACATTTGGTTCTATGGGTGGAAGAGGCGGTGCAATTGAAAAAATTGCAAACGAACTCAGTAGTTCTGGTTTTGATGTAGTTAATGAATATGAATTATACTACATTCCAAATGAAGAAGAACTTGAAAAATGCTATTCTCTTGGAAATGAGCTTGGAAAAAACATTAACGCTATTTAA
- the comC gene encoding L-sulfolactate dehydrogenase encodes MVHIITPEGEKKLLSDILMAYGVQEEHAKITAEIYTEADLKGFTSHGIGRFPQTIIGLETQNIKIDPNIKIEKESPATATINGDLALGYVTAAMAMDLAVEKAKNVGIGAVATYNSNHFGITGHYSERASKNGMIGIAITNTEPAMAPYGGKDKILGTNPIAIAVEGKKHKYSLDMATASVARGKIFEAKRLGKILPENAAVDINGNITTDPDQALAGSILPFGGIKGYGIAMAVEILSAIGGAELGTKVKGTARADEKCTKGDFFIAINPEFFGEKSEFLDKTDYLVDEIKNSNLSEGASEILIPGDVEARNCEGKKNGFEIDEILYKKLKNICDKKGIIIENYLK; translated from the coding sequence ATGGTGCATATAATTACTCCTGAAGGGGAAAAAAAGTTACTTTCTGATATTTTAATGGCATACGGCGTTCAAGAAGAACATGCAAAAATTACTGCTGAAATTTACACTGAAGCAGACTTAAAAGGATTTACTTCACACGGTATTGGAAGATTTCCACAAACAATAATTGGCCTTGAAACTCAAAATATAAAAATTGACCCCAATATAAAAATTGAAAAGGAAAGCCCTGCAACTGCAACTATAAATGGGGATTTAGCATTGGGTTACGTTACAGCTGCAATGGCAATGGATTTAGCAGTTGAAAAAGCGAAAAATGTAGGAATTGGTGCAGTTGCTACATATAATTCAAATCACTTTGGAATTACTGGGCATTATTCAGAAAGAGCTTCGAAAAACGGAATGATTGGAATTGCAATTACGAATACTGAACCTGCAATGGCACCATACGGTGGAAAAGATAAAATTTTGGGAACAAATCCAATTGCAATTGCCGTCGAAGGAAAAAAACACAAATATTCATTGGATATGGCAACAGCATCAGTTGCAAGGGGCAAAATCTTTGAAGCAAAACGTCTTGGAAAAATACTTCCAGAAAATGCAGCAGTAGATATCAATGGAAATATTACAACTGATCCGGATCAAGCACTTGCAGGTAGTATTTTACCATTTGGCGGAATTAAAGGATACGGAATTGCAATGGCTGTCGAAATTCTCTCTGCAATCGGTGGTGCAGAACTTGGAACAAAGGTAAAAGGAACTGCACGGGCTGATGAAAAATGTACTAAAGGAGACTTTTTTATTGCAATAAATCCTGAATTTTTCGGTGAAAAAAGCGAATTTTTGGATAAAACTGATTATTTAGTTGATGAAATAAAAAATTCAAACCTTTCTGAAGGAGCTTCAGAAATTTTAATTCCTGGAGACGTTGAAGCTAGAAACTGTGAAGGTAAGAAAAATGGTTTTGAAATTGATGAAATACTCTATAAAAAATTAAAAAATATCTGTGATAAAAAAGGAATAATTATCGAAAACTACTTAAAATAA
- the endA gene encoding tRNA-intron lyase produces the protein MMAKPKKTIPAKLSDERIVIYDKDGISRLNEKRYGELHENFLSLSFVEGLYLVSKNWISLKDKKNKLLSFEEVYDVAQNIDRKLCIRYLAYKDLRNRGYTVRTGLKYGSDFRLYERSNIDEIHSRYLVKVFSEEIPCEISEITGFVRVAHSVRKELIIAIVDADGSVVYYNMGYLKL, from the coding sequence ATAATGGCGAAACCTAAAAAGACAATACCTGCAAAACTCTCGGACGAGAGAATTGTGATTTACGATAAAGATGGAATATCCCGTTTAAACGAAAAAAGATACGGAGAACTTCACGAAAATTTTTTGTCGCTCTCATTTGTAGAGGGGCTCTACCTCGTATCAAAAAACTGGATATCTTTGAAAGATAAAAAAAATAAACTGCTTTCATTTGAAGAAGTATACGATGTCGCACAGAATATCGATAGAAAATTGTGCATTCGATATTTGGCATATAAAGACCTCAGAAACAGAGGATATACTGTTCGAACTGGTTTAAAATACGGCTCTGATTTTAGACTTTACGAAAGAAGCAATATTGATGAAATTCACTCGAGATACCTTGTAAAAGTGTTCTCAGAAGAAATTCCTTGTGAAATTTCAGAAATTACTGGATTTGTTAGGGTTGCACACTCAGTTAGAAAAGAATTAATTATTGCGATAGTTGATGCTGATGGAAGCGTCGTTTACTATAACATGGGATATTTAAAGCTTTAA
- the prf1 gene encoding peptide chain release factor aRF-1 — MSGNSSTDMYLFKKSLKELKGKKGKGTELISVYVPAGRRLSDISQYLRQELSQSSNIKSKTTMKNVQSAIEVILQRLKLLKEPLEMGVIIFAGMIPRGGPGTEKMEVYVLEPPEPVKTFVYRCDSLFYTDPLEDFIQDTEVYGVILVDRNEATIGTVKGKTITVLKKLTSGVPGKFKAGGQSARRLERLIDDAAHQFMVRIGEYATESFMPILEEKKLKGLLLGGPGNTKNEFAEKDYLHHELKKKIIDTFDLCYTEEFGIRELLDKASDLLRDLDLMKEKNLIQKFFKELIKDDGGLSAYGEAQVMKYLEMGAIDTLIVTEDIGITRVTVKCNNCDYAQEVNVKTNEMFKFEEQLKTKACPTCGGAMYIDEEKDIIEHLSDLCHMHNTDIIVVSTDTEEGSQISRAFKGMAAILRYKL, encoded by the coding sequence ATGAGCGGAAATTCATCAACTGATATGTATTTATTCAAAAAATCCTTGAAGGAACTTAAAGGTAAAAAGGGTAAAGGAACAGAGCTTATAAGCGTTTATGTTCCTGCAGGAAGGAGGCTTTCTGATATTTCCCAGTATTTAAGGCAGGAGCTTTCTCAATCCTCAAATATTAAAAGCAAAACAACAATGAAAAACGTACAATCTGCAATCGAGGTAATTTTGCAGAGATTAAAGCTTTTAAAGGAACCTCTCGAAATGGGGGTAATTATATTTGCAGGAATGATTCCAAGAGGAGGTCCAGGAACTGAAAAGATGGAAGTTTACGTGCTGGAACCTCCTGAACCTGTAAAAACATTTGTTTATCGGTGTGATTCTTTATTCTACACCGACCCACTCGAAGACTTTATTCAGGATACTGAAGTTTACGGTGTAATTTTAGTCGATAGAAATGAGGCTACAATAGGTACTGTCAAGGGAAAAACGATAACTGTTCTAAAAAAACTTACCAGTGGAGTTCCTGGTAAGTTTAAGGCAGGAGGTCAGTCTGCAAGAAGGCTAGAGAGACTTATCGATGATGCTGCACACCAGTTCATGGTAAGAATTGGGGAATATGCAACAGAATCATTCATGCCGATTTTAGAAGAGAAAAAATTAAAAGGTCTTCTTTTAGGGGGCCCGGGAAATACTAAAAACGAATTTGCTGAAAAAGACTACCTTCACCACGAATTAAAGAAAAAAATCATCGATACATTTGATTTGTGTTACACTGAGGAATTTGGAATAAGGGAACTTTTGGATAAAGCATCTGACCTTTTAAGAGACCTTGATTTGATGAAAGAGAAAAATTTAATCCAGAAATTCTTCAAAGAGCTTATAAAAGATGATGGTGGGCTTTCAGCTTACGGTGAAGCTCAGGTAATGAAATATCTTGAAATGGGTGCAATTGATACGCTCATTGTTACTGAGGACATTGGAATTACAAGGGTTACTGTAAAATGTAACAACTGCGACTATGCCCAAGAAGTAAACGTAAAAACAAACGAAATGTTCAAATTTGAAGAACAGTTGAAAACCAAAGCATGTCCAACATGTGGTGGTGCAATGTATATTGATGAAGAGAAAGATATTATCGAACATCTATCAGACCTCTGCCATATGCACAATACGGATATAATCGTTGTTTCAACCGACACGGAAGAAGGAAGCCAGATTTCAAGGGCATTCAAAGGGATGGCTGCAATTTTACGGTATAAATTGTAA
- a CDS encoding secondary thiamine-phosphate synthase enzyme YjbQ: protein MFFEYSIKTDKRESLVDISNNILNAVTKSNIKNGIAIVFTPHTTSAITINENADPAVKKDIVKFLHEKIPENYGFSHYEGNSDAHLKSSFFGPSLTLIINDGEVILGTWQGVYFCEFDGPRSRKFYVKIMKD from the coding sequence ATGTTTTTTGAATATTCAATTAAAACCGATAAAAGAGAGTCGTTAGTGGATATTTCTAACAATATTTTAAATGCGGTTACAAAATCAAATATAAAAAATGGGATTGCAATAGTTTTCACACCCCACACGACGTCTGCAATAACAATCAATGAAAATGCAGACCCTGCTGTAAAAAAAGACATTGTTAAATTTTTACATGAAAAAATCCCTGAAAATTATGGATTTTCACATTATGAGGGAAATTCTGATGCACACTTAAAAAGCTCTTTTTTTGGACCATCTTTAACGTTGATAATAAACGATGGAGAAGTAATTCTTGGAACCTGGCAGGGAGTTTATTTTTGTGAGTTTGACGGGCCAAGAAGCAGGAAATTTTACGTAAAAATAATGAAAGACTGA
- a CDS encoding peptidylprolyl isomerase, producing the protein MIATIQTTLGTIKIELFKEKAPITVENFKKYAETGFYEGTIFHRVIQSFMVQGGGFTKDGVQKETMPEIKNEAKNGLSNKRGTIAMARTNVVDSATSQFFINTVENMFLNYKNDANYGYAVFGEMTEGFEVLDKIAAVKTGNKGYFADWPVEDVIIEKVTIEE; encoded by the coding sequence ATGATTGCTACAATTCAAACAACACTCGGAACAATAAAAATAGAATTATTTAAAGAAAAAGCACCAATAACTGTTGAAAACTTCAAAAAATACGCAGAAACTGGCTTTTACGAAGGAACAATATTCCACAGAGTTATACAAAGTTTCATGGTTCAAGGTGGCGGATTTACAAAAGATGGCGTTCAAAAAGAAACAATGCCGGAAATTAAAAACGAAGCTAAAAACGGACTCTCAAACAAAAGAGGAACTATCGCAATGGCTAGAACCAACGTTGTAGATTCAGCAACAAGCCAGTTCTTCATAAACACGGTTGAAAACATGTTTTTAAACTACAAAAATGATGCAAACTACGGTTACGCAGTATTTGGTGAAATGACCGAAGGTTTTGAGGTACTTGACAAAATTGCAGCAGTTAAAACTGGAAACAAAGGATACTTCGCAGACTGGCCAGTCGAAGACGTAATTATTGAAAAAGTTACAATCGAAGAATAA